In Daucus carota subsp. sativus chromosome 4, DH1 v3.0, whole genome shotgun sequence, one DNA window encodes the following:
- the LOC108217626 gene encoding O-fucosyltransferase 39 gives MLPLLRVMGVYLLKTHTSFIYFFSSLSSLSLSLFCFLSKGAILLFSFDLPELEQLLCFESAGMMLLHHNLGGALAAAAFVLLTLFTPSSHASSSFLPEFNAIKPRHMNLLKSAVLRQTSDEQKAALWRPLANQGWKTCVDSATGPTPPPSPKNSQGYLQVFLDGGLNQQRMGICDAVAVAKILNATLVIPYLEVNPVWKDSSSFVDIYDVDHFIDVLKDDISIVKDLPEDFSWSTREYYAIAIRATRVKTAPVHASANWYLENVSPILESYGIAAIAPFSHRLDFDNMPEDIQRLRCKVNFQALSFVPHIRSLGDAIVSRLRYPSGQKEVSSEFLTEVTETQGRPEAGKFVVLHLRFDKDMAAHSACDFGGGKAEKLALAKYRQVIWQGRVLNSQFTDEELRNQGRCPLTPEEIGLLLAALGFDNSTRLYLASHKVYGGEARISTLRELFPLMEDKKSLASSEERANIKGKASLMSAVDYYVSMHSDIFVSASPGNMHNAMVGQRTYQNLKTIRPNMGLLGQLFLNKSMDWTNFQEAVVEGHINRQGQLRTRNLKQSIYTYPAPDCMCQA, from the exons ATGCTTCCGCTACTGAGGGTGATGGGTGTATATCTATTAAAAACACACACCTCCttcatttatttcttttcatctctctcatctctctctctctctctcttttgttTTTTGTCCAAGGGGGCTATTCTATTGTTTAGTTTTGACTTACCGGAGCTGGAGCAGCTGCTTTGTTTTGAATCTGCCGGAATGATGCTCCTCCACCACAATTTAGGAGGAGCTCTAGCTGCTGCTGCTTTTGTGTTGCTCACTCTTTTCACTCCCTCTAGCCACGCCTCTTCTTCCTTTCTGCCG GAATTTAATGCCATAAAACCGAGACATATGAACCTGCTTAAGAGTGCTGTTCTCCGACAAACT TCAGATGAACAGAAAGCTGCTCTATGGAGGCCTTTGGCCAACCAAGGATGGAAAACATGTGTCGATTCGGCTACTGGCCCTA CACCACCACCATCACCAAAAAACTCCCAGGGATATCTCCAGGTGTTTCTTGACGGAGGGTTGAATCAGCAGAGAATGGGG ATATGTGATGCAGTTGCCGTTGCTAAAATCCTGAATGCAACACTTGTAATTCCTTATCTAGAAGTCAATCCTGTTTGGAAAGACTCAAG CTCATTTGTGGATATTTATGATGTGGATCACTTTATTGATGTATTGAAGGATGATATTTCTATTGTAAAAGATTTGCCTGAAGATTTCTCTTGGAGCACGAGAGAGTATTATGCCATAGCTATTCGAGCTACTAGAGTCAAAACGGCACCTGTTCATGCTTCAGCTAACTGGTACTTGGAAAATGTGTCACCTATCCTAGAGAG TTATGGAATAGCTGCAATAGCTCCATTTTCACATCGATTGGATTTTGACAACATGCCTGAGGATATCCAGCGTCTACGCTGCAAGGTCAACTTTCAAGCACTAAGTTTTGTACCTCATATAAGATCTCTTGGAGATGCTATTGTTAGCCGCCTCAGGTATCCATCTGGGCAAAAAGAAGTTAGTAGCGAGTTCCTTACAGAGGTTACCGAAACACAAGGACGGCCAGAAGCCGGGAAATTCGTTGTTTTACATCTTCGGTTTGATAAG GATATGGCTGCTCACTCAGCCTGCGATTTTGGTGGAGGTAAAGCTGAGAAGTTGGCACTGGCCAAGTACAGACAAGTGATTTGGCAGGGAAGGGTCCTGAACTCCCAGTTCACGGATGAGGAGTTGAGGAACCAGGGCCGTTGCCCATTGACTCCAGAAGAAATCGGGCTGCTTCTAGCTGCTTTGGGCTTTGACAACAGTACTCGTCTGTATCTTGCCTCCCACAAG GTGTATGGTGGTGAAGCTAGAATCTCCACATTAAGAGAATTATTCCCATTGATGGAAGACAAAAAGAGTCTTGCGTCTTCAGAAGAAAGGGCGAATATTAAAGGAAAGGCTTCTTTAATGTCTGCTGTTGATTACTACGTCAGCATGCACAGTGACATCTTTGTTTCAGCTTCACCAGGAAATATGCACAATGCTATG GTAGGACAACGAACTTACCAGAATCTTAAAACAATCAGACCTAACATGGGGCTATTGGGGCAACTATTCCTTAACAAGAGCATGGATTGGACAAATTTCCAAGAAGCTGTGGTCGAAGGGCACATAAACAGGCAAGGGCAACTCAGAACACGGAACCTGAAACAGTCAATATATACATACCCTGCACCAGATTGCATGTGCCAGGCTTAA